The following proteins are co-located in the Spirosoma montaniterrae genome:
- a CDS encoding gamma-glutamylcyclotransferase family protein has product MEKPPIYLFVYGTLRPGFTNAYARLLHQHGRYIGDGIMPGRLFNLGSYPGATYEPDCPTFVHGAVYDISNNPTILTRLDRYEGVSQPPRPADEYIRVAVSVEVAGKPLTCWTYVYNWPLAEKQVIESGRYG; this is encoded by the coding sequence ATGGAGAAGCCCCCGATTTATCTATTCGTTTATGGCACGTTGCGTCCCGGCTTCACCAATGCATACGCCCGGCTGTTGCACCAACACGGTCGATACATCGGCGACGGGATAATGCCCGGTCGGCTGTTCAATCTCGGCAGCTATCCGGGTGCCACCTACGAACCCGATTGCCCGACGTTTGTACACGGAGCCGTGTATGACATAAGCAATAATCCGACCATTTTAACACGTCTTGACCGCTACGAGGGAGTCAGCCAACCACCCCGCCCCGCCGACGAGTATATACGGGTCGCGGTGTCTGTGGAAGTTGCCGGGAAGCCGCTTACATGCTGGACGTATGTATACAACTGGCCGCTCGCTGAAAAGCAAGTAATTGAGTCGGGCAGGTATGGTTGA
- a CDS encoding META domain-containing protein: MKQLIGCLLTLLTVGACQQSDYQMAPNVARLVGTWQLRDSTTVYAPTLQFELDTENPPLDITPFKASGKASVNTYNGRLSASLDGMMVVTGLGQTKIGGSPEAMRFEQTYFANLKSVARFKTTEDDRLYLYFGNPQPGTLIYERIK; encoded by the coding sequence ATGAAACAACTTATCGGTTGCCTGCTAACCCTGCTTACGGTGGGAGCCTGCCAGCAAAGCGACTACCAAATGGCTCCTAACGTAGCCCGGTTGGTAGGTACCTGGCAGTTGCGCGACTCCACAACGGTCTACGCGCCTACGCTGCAATTTGAACTGGATACGGAGAATCCGCCCCTCGACATAACGCCCTTTAAAGCCAGCGGTAAAGCGTCGGTCAACACCTATAACGGGCGACTATCGGCGTCTTTGGATGGCATGATGGTAGTTACGGGTTTGGGGCAGACGAAAATCGGCGGCTCGCCCGAAGCTATGCGCTTCGAGCAAACGTACTTCGCCAATCTAAAATCAGTTGCCCGGTTCAAAACCACCGAAGACGACCGGCTGTATCTCTATTTCGGCAATCCACAACCGGGAACACTCATTTACGAACGAATCAAATAA
- a CDS encoding serpin family protein, with protein MKTNSFLTTSTLLIASLLGAASCQNQLVGPGQPVGQVRVSAPFASQTTDFAFDFAKQVSQREGIAKNTFVSPLSLHMALGMILNGANSQTAEEIQKTLKLDAQTLADANATYQNLMTNLPAVDPKVTLALANSVWYRNTFQVATSFQDLLRESFKAEISAQNFDDPATVGNINGWASQKTNGKIPKVIDQISSDNVMFLMNALYFKGDWKTQFKPDETTDTPFTLASGATVNARMMRLNTKLRRAFKANYTAFELPYGSDKFAMTVLLPTPTTTADALIQSLSGNDWTQLQKDMAEGTIDIGLPKFTLNYEIKLNDALKAMGMPTAFTDRADFTKINPNGRLFLSFVKQNTFVAVDEKGTEAAAVTTGGISVTSMPASYICDRPFAFIIHEKTSGTVLFVGKIADPTQTAP; from the coding sequence ATGAAGACCAACTCTTTTTTAACCACAAGCACGCTATTAATTGCCAGCCTGTTAGGGGCTGCCAGTTGCCAGAATCAGTTGGTTGGCCCCGGCCAGCCGGTTGGGCAAGTGCGGGTGTCGGCTCCGTTTGCCAGCCAGACTACTGATTTTGCCTTCGACTTTGCTAAACAGGTGAGCCAACGCGAAGGCATCGCGAAAAACACATTTGTATCGCCCTTGAGTCTGCATATGGCATTAGGCATGATTCTGAACGGAGCCAATAGCCAAACGGCGGAAGAAATTCAGAAGACGCTGAAACTCGACGCGCAGACGCTGGCCGATGCCAACGCTACCTATCAGAACCTGATGACCAACCTGCCCGCCGTTGACCCAAAGGTGACGCTGGCACTGGCAAATTCGGTCTGGTATCGCAACACGTTTCAGGTGGCAACGTCGTTTCAGGATTTGCTGAGAGAATCGTTTAAAGCCGAAATCTCGGCGCAAAACTTTGACGACCCGGCTACGGTGGGCAACATCAACGGCTGGGCCAGTCAGAAAACCAACGGTAAAATTCCGAAGGTAATCGACCAGATTTCGTCGGATAACGTCATGTTTCTGATGAACGCGCTCTATTTCAAGGGCGACTGGAAAACGCAGTTCAAGCCCGACGAAACTACTGACACGCCGTTTACGCTGGCATCGGGCGCAACCGTCAATGCGCGTATGATGCGGCTGAATACCAAACTACGCCGGGCGTTTAAAGCAAACTACACGGCGTTTGAACTCCCCTACGGCTCCGACAAATTCGCAATGACGGTGCTGCTGCCAACGCCCACAACGACCGCCGACGCGTTGATTCAAAGCCTGTCGGGCAATGACTGGACGCAGTTGCAGAAAGATATGGCAGAAGGCACGATAGATATTGGCCTGCCTAAGTTTACGCTCAACTACGAAATTAAACTGAACGACGCCCTCAAAGCAATGGGCATGCCCACAGCCTTTACCGACCGCGCCGATTTCACGAAAATCAACCCGAACGGTCGGCTGTTTTTAAGCTTTGTGAAACAGAACACATTTGTGGCTGTTGATGAAAAAGGCACCGAAGCAGCCGCCGTTACTACTGGCGGTATATCGGTCACGTCAATGCCCGCATCGTATATTTGCGACCGCCCGTTTGCGTTTATCATCCACGAAAAAACGTCGGGAACGGTGTTGTTCGTCGGTAAAATTGCTGACCCAACCCAAACCGCGCCGTAG
- a CDS encoding GlxA family transcriptional regulator, whose amino-acid sequence MKRVSILIPQGAILGSVEGPRQVLTEVNKLLQSQGKPALFDVKLVGLNREVAVAGGKYTVFTDALIGDVQRTDLIIIPAVDGNLPQAIESNRAFLPWISEHYERGAEVGSLCVGAFLLASTGLLNGRQCATHWMAAREFRQLFPAVELVEDRIITDEQGLYSSGGAFSYLNLILYLIEKYAGRQVAIFMSKAFQIEIERKSQSPFIIFHGQKDHGDEVIIRAQEYIEQNVAERITVDELADQLALSRRNLERRFRKATANSVVEYVQRVKIEAAKMSLESSRENVNEVMYSVGYSDPKAFRLTFRKITGLSPLEYRQKYNRDVMAEA is encoded by the coding sequence ATGAAACGCGTTTCAATCCTAATCCCGCAGGGTGCCATTCTGGGTAGTGTCGAAGGGCCGCGCCAGGTGCTTACCGAAGTGAATAAACTCTTGCAAAGCCAGGGAAAACCGGCCCTGTTCGACGTAAAGCTGGTGGGGCTAAACCGTGAGGTGGCCGTGGCCGGTGGCAAATACACTGTCTTTACCGACGCGCTTATCGGCGATGTTCAGCGCACCGATCTGATTATTATTCCGGCTGTGGATGGAAACCTACCGCAGGCCATCGAAAGCAACCGAGCCTTTCTGCCCTGGATTAGCGAACACTATGAGCGCGGGGCCGAGGTGGGCAGTTTGTGCGTGGGAGCCTTCCTGCTGGCGTCAACGGGTTTGCTTAATGGACGGCAGTGCGCTACGCACTGGATGGCCGCCCGCGAGTTCCGACAGCTTTTTCCCGCCGTCGAGCTGGTCGAAGACCGCATCATCACCGACGAGCAGGGCCTTTACTCCAGTGGTGGAGCTTTTTCGTACCTGAACCTGATTTTGTACCTGATCGAAAAATACGCCGGTCGGCAGGTGGCGATCTTCATGTCGAAGGCGTTTCAGATCGAGATCGAACGGAAGAGTCAGTCGCCGTTTATTATCTTTCATGGGCAGAAAGACCACGGCGATGAGGTGATTATCCGGGCGCAGGAGTACATCGAACAGAACGTAGCAGAGCGTATCACGGTCGACGAACTGGCCGATCAACTGGCGTTGAGCCGCCGGAATCTGGAGCGACGGTTCAGGAAAGCTACGGCTAACTCGGTGGTTGAATACGTACAGCGCGTGAAAATTGAAGCAGCCAAGATGAGTCTGGAATCGTCGCGCGAGAACGTCAACGAGGTAATGTACAGCGTGGGCTACTCCGACCCCAAAGCGTTCCGGCTGACGTTTCGCAAAATTACCGGCCTGTCGCCCCTCGAATATCGCCAAAAATACAACCGGGACGTAATGGCCGAGGCTTAA
- a CDS encoding DoxX family protein, with protein sequence MEALANHGLNQTRPGRALHVTYRTVFILFSLSMVMDGVAGVLREQNGQEAMRLLGYPIYVLVIVGTAKLLGVITLWQTRYRLLREWAYAGFTINFVGAFASWLAVEPSLGTLVPPVVMLIVLFTIYTLEKRGRQANA encoded by the coding sequence ATGGAAGCTCTTGCAAACCACGGTTTAAACCAAACGCGCCCCGGTCGCGCTCTACACGTTACATACCGGACGGTATTTATCCTGTTTTCGCTGTCGATGGTCATGGATGGCGTCGCAGGTGTGCTGCGTGAGCAAAATGGGCAGGAAGCCATGCGCCTTTTGGGTTATCCAATCTACGTTTTGGTTATTGTTGGTACGGCTAAACTGCTGGGCGTCATCACACTCTGGCAAACCCGTTACCGCCTGCTTCGCGAGTGGGCCTATGCTGGCTTCACCATCAACTTTGTCGGTGCTTTCGCGTCGTGGTTAGCCGTTGAACCAAGTCTGGGGACGTTGGTACCGCCCGTCGTGATGCTAATCGTGTTATTTACAATCTATACGCTGGAGAAGCGCGGGAGGCAAGCAAACGCATAA
- a CDS encoding sugar phosphate isomerase/epimerase family protein translates to MNRRDLFRATLSLSALTVFRSQSLALSLAPATQRASRFQIGACDWSIGPAGDINTFAVAKQIGLDGVQISLNTMADQEHLRRPETRRQFADAAQKAGVQIGGLAIGLLNEVPYKLESKTDAWVQDSVDVAKDLGVENILLAFFAKNDLRNDKKGQQAVIDKLKAVAPKAEKAGITLGIESWLSAPEHMAIIDAVGSPAVKVYYDVCNSTVMGYDIFKEMRDLGKNQICEIHIKENGSLIGKGQVDLAKVRQTIDNIGYRGWLVIEGAVPSGKPMLESYIENNKTVRNVFG, encoded by the coding sequence ATGAATCGTCGCGACCTCTTTCGGGCCACCCTCAGCCTAAGCGCGTTAACTGTTTTTCGTTCGCAGAGCCTGGCCCTCAGCCTTGCGCCCGCTACCCAACGGGCCTCCCGCTTCCAGATCGGGGCATGCGACTGGTCGATTGGTCCGGCGGGCGACATCAATACGTTTGCGGTAGCAAAACAAATCGGCTTAGACGGTGTTCAGATCAGCCTGAATACGATGGCCGATCAGGAACACCTCCGCCGGCCCGAAACCCGCCGACAATTTGCCGATGCAGCCCAAAAAGCAGGCGTTCAGATTGGTGGGTTAGCCATTGGGCTGCTCAATGAGGTGCCCTACAAGCTCGAATCGAAAACCGATGCGTGGGTGCAGGATAGCGTCGATGTAGCTAAAGACCTGGGCGTGGAGAACATTTTGCTGGCTTTTTTTGCTAAAAACGACTTGCGTAACGACAAAAAGGGTCAACAGGCGGTTATCGACAAACTGAAAGCTGTAGCCCCAAAAGCTGAAAAAGCGGGCATTACGCTGGGCATCGAATCGTGGTTGTCGGCCCCGGAGCACATGGCAATCATCGACGCCGTAGGGTCGCCTGCCGTGAAGGTGTATTACGACGTCTGCAATTCGACCGTGATGGGGTATGACATCTTTAAGGAAATGCGCGACCTCGGCAAAAACCAGATTTGCGAAATTCATATTAAGGAAAATGGTTCGCTGATTGGTAAAGGTCAGGTCGATTTAGCGAAAGTACGCCAAACCATCGACAACATCGGCTACAGGGGCTGGTTGGTAATCGAAGGGGCCGTGCCGTCGGGCAAACCCATGCTGGAAAGTTATATCGAAAACAACAAGACCGTTCGAAACGTGTTCGGTTGA
- a CDS encoding VOC family protein, with product MATMIFVNLPVKDLNRSIEFYTKLGYSQNLDFSNEQGACIVISETIFVMLLTEDFYQTFTNKPIANTSQTSAVINCLSANSRDHVDELLNNAFSAGATKPKEMMEMPGMYGGSFYDPDGHHWEVMYMEPYAVAGQEKPAEVAQA from the coding sequence ATGGCAACGATGATTTTTGTGAACCTGCCCGTTAAAGACCTCAACCGCTCCATCGAGTTTTACACCAAACTGGGCTACAGCCAGAACCTCGACTTCTCGAACGAACAGGGAGCCTGCATTGTCATCAGCGAGACGATATTCGTTATGCTGCTGACGGAGGATTTCTATCAGACGTTTACGAACAAACCTATTGCCAATACGTCCCAAACCAGCGCAGTTATCAACTGCCTTTCGGCCAACAGCCGCGACCATGTCGATGAACTGCTGAACAATGCGTTTTCTGCCGGTGCCACCAAACCCAAAGAGATGATGGAGATGCCCGGCATGTACGGCGGCAGTTTCTACGACCCCGACGGCCACCACTGGGAGGTGATGTACATGGAGCCATACGCCGTTGCCGGGCAGGAAAAACCCGCAGAAGTAGCACAGGCGTAA
- a CDS encoding LVIVD repeat-containing protein: protein MKRSLLPLLILVSALLYLSGCTDNCQQVRTFRKYTPVQITLADLRKAVSSGAPQPLEEPGKLYVKDQYLFVVEVKKGIHIFDNSNPANPRNVAFLNIPGNVDLAVRDNILYADSYTDLVALDISNPAAVREVNRTETGFTNGTVGRTSWWYNAQEQKIQDTKEEIATETIQTDCEGTFNVLPYIAAIPWFGRYYFQGDFFGYSQLASKASTAPTTPTTGVGGSMARFAIQNNQLYVVSTSALQLFDISEPAKPLKGKKAQLSWNVETIFPYRNNLYIGTTTGMYIFDASNPAEPKQLAAFPHARACDPVVVHDNYAYVTLRSATTCGSAQARDVLDIVNVSNPANPSLVKSYPLKTPYGLGVDFPTLFVCQGDNGLAVFDISNPTNPEPRQTFANVHAFDVIPLSKVLLMVGKDGLYQYDYSNPSDLRMLSRIAVKTPI from the coding sequence ATGAAACGAAGCCTACTCCCGCTCCTCATTCTGGTTTCTGCACTACTCTACCTCTCCGGTTGCACCGACAACTGCCAGCAGGTACGCACCTTTCGTAAATACACGCCCGTTCAGATTACACTTGCCGATCTGCGCAAGGCCGTATCGTCGGGTGCTCCGCAACCACTCGAAGAACCGGGCAAACTGTACGTCAAAGACCAATATCTGTTTGTTGTCGAGGTCAAGAAAGGCATACATATTTTTGATAACAGCAACCCGGCCAATCCGCGCAATGTTGCGTTTCTGAACATTCCCGGCAACGTAGACCTGGCCGTTCGCGACAATATTTTATATGCCGACAGCTATACCGACCTCGTAGCGTTAGACATCAGCAACCCGGCAGCAGTGCGCGAGGTGAACCGTACCGAAACCGGCTTTACAAACGGAACTGTTGGCCGCACAAGCTGGTGGTATAATGCGCAGGAGCAGAAAATTCAGGATACAAAAGAAGAAATAGCTACCGAAACCATCCAGACCGACTGCGAAGGCACGTTTAACGTACTACCCTACATAGCGGCTATTCCGTGGTTTGGCCGCTATTATTTTCAGGGCGATTTTTTCGGCTATAGTCAGTTGGCGAGTAAAGCATCAACAGCACCAACTACGCCCACTACGGGCGTGGGCGGTTCGATGGCACGGTTCGCCATTCAGAACAACCAGCTTTACGTAGTCAGCACGTCGGCTCTGCAACTGTTCGATATTAGCGAACCGGCCAAACCCCTGAAGGGTAAAAAAGCGCAGCTTAGCTGGAACGTCGAAACTATTTTTCCCTACCGCAACAACCTGTATATCGGCACCACGACGGGCATGTACATTTTCGATGCCAGCAACCCCGCCGAACCAAAGCAGTTGGCGGCTTTCCCACACGCCCGCGCCTGCGATCCAGTGGTTGTACATGATAACTATGCGTATGTAACCTTACGCTCGGCCACCACCTGCGGGTCTGCTCAGGCGCGGGACGTTCTCGACATTGTAAACGTGAGCAACCCGGCCAATCCGTCGCTCGTAAAAAGTTATCCGCTTAAAACACCGTATGGTTTGGGTGTCGATTTTCCAACGCTGTTTGTTTGCCAGGGCGATAACGGACTGGCTGTATTCGACATCAGCAACCCAACCAACCCCGAACCGCGCCAAACGTTTGCCAACGTTCATGCGTTCGACGTTATTCCACTCTCGAAAGTGCTGCTGATGGTTGGTAAAGACGGGCTGTATCAGTACGATTACTCGAACCCCAGCGACTTGCGTATGTTGAGCCGTATTGCCGTTAAAACGCCCATCTGA
- the typA gene encoding translational GTPase TypA, which yields MQSIRNIAIIAHVDHGKTTLVDKIIHASKLFRDNQEFGDLILDNNDLERERGITIVSKNVSVRYKDVKINIIDTPGHSDFGGEVERVLKMADGVCLLVDAFEGPMPQTRFVLGKALALGLKPIVIVNKVDKENCRPDEVHEQVFDLMFNLGATEDQLDFPTVYGSSKQGWMGPDWKTPTADITYLLDTVVESIPEAPRNEGTPQMQITSLDYSAFVGRIAIGRVHRGALKEGAFMALVKADGSVKKVRIKELHTFEGLGRQKVTDVQCGDICAVTGLEDFEIGDTLTDIENPEALDRIAVDEPTMNMLFTINNSPFFGKEGKFVTSRHLRDRLLKETEKNLALRVESTDSEDRFLVFGRGILHLSVLIETMRREGYELQVGQPQVLYKEDENGQKLEPIETLVVDVPEETAGKVIELATQRKGELLIMEPKGDLQHLEFEIPSRGLIGLRSNVLTATFGEAVMSHRFKEYQAYKGPIQERINGSLISMTTGQATAYSIDKLQDRGVFFVEPGEEIYTGMVVGEHNRQNDIVVNLQTAKKLTNMRASGSDDNVKIAPKITFSLEEAMEYIQKDEYLEVTPKSIRMRKVFLDENERKRNENKFAMA from the coding sequence ATGCAATCAATCCGCAATATAGCCATTATCGCCCACGTCGACCACGGAAAAACGACGCTGGTTGACAAAATTATTCACGCGTCGAAGCTCTTTCGGGACAATCAGGAATTTGGCGACCTGATTCTCGATAACAACGACCTCGAACGCGAACGCGGTATCACCATCGTTTCCAAAAACGTATCGGTTCGTTACAAAGACGTTAAAATCAATATCATCGACACACCGGGCCACAGCGACTTTGGTGGAGAAGTAGAGCGCGTACTGAAAATGGCCGACGGCGTTTGCCTGCTGGTCGATGCTTTTGAAGGGCCGATGCCCCAAACGCGGTTCGTACTCGGGAAAGCCCTCGCGCTGGGCCTCAAGCCGATTGTAATTGTTAATAAGGTCGATAAGGAAAATTGCCGCCCCGACGAAGTACATGAGCAGGTGTTCGACCTGATGTTTAACCTCGGTGCTACCGAAGACCAACTCGACTTCCCAACCGTTTACGGTTCCTCGAAACAGGGCTGGATGGGGCCGGATTGGAAAACGCCAACCGCTGATATTACCTATTTGCTCGATACCGTTGTAGAAAGCATTCCGGAAGCCCCTCGCAACGAAGGCACCCCGCAGATGCAGATTACCTCGCTCGATTATTCGGCCTTTGTGGGCCGGATTGCCATTGGCCGCGTACATCGTGGCGCGTTAAAAGAAGGCGCGTTTATGGCCCTGGTGAAAGCGGACGGGTCGGTTAAAAAGGTACGCATCAAAGAGTTACACACGTTTGAAGGTCTGGGCCGACAGAAGGTTACAGACGTACAGTGTGGCGATATCTGCGCCGTAACGGGCCTCGAAGATTTTGAGATTGGCGATACGCTGACCGATATTGAAAACCCGGAAGCTCTTGACCGCATCGCTGTTGACGAGCCAACAATGAACATGTTGTTCACGATCAACAACTCGCCATTTTTCGGTAAAGAGGGTAAATTCGTAACTTCGCGTCACCTGCGCGACCGGCTTCTTAAAGAAACGGAGAAAAACCTCGCCCTCCGCGTTGAATCGACCGATAGCGAAGACCGATTCCTGGTATTTGGACGCGGTATTCTGCACTTGTCGGTGTTGATTGAAACCATGCGTCGCGAAGGCTACGAATTACAGGTTGGTCAGCCGCAGGTATTGTACAAAGAAGATGAGAACGGGCAGAAACTCGAACCCATCGAGACACTCGTGGTCGATGTACCCGAAGAAACCGCCGGGAAAGTAATTGAGCTTGCCACGCAGCGCAAAGGCGAACTGCTGATTATGGAGCCAAAAGGCGACTTGCAGCATTTGGAATTTGAAATTCCGTCGCGCGGGCTGATCGGGCTTCGGTCAAACGTGCTGACGGCTACGTTCGGCGAGGCTGTAATGTCGCACCGGTTCAAAGAGTATCAGGCGTATAAAGGGCCGATTCAGGAGCGTATCAATGGGTCGCTGATTTCAATGACAACCGGTCAGGCTACGGCCTATTCGATTGATAAACTTCAGGACCGGGGCGTGTTCTTCGTTGAACCGGGCGAAGAGATTTACACGGGTATGGTGGTTGGCGAACACAACCGGCAGAACGATATTGTAGTAAACCTGCAAACGGCCAAAAAACTGACCAACATGCGGGCGTCAGGTTCAGACGATAACGTGAAAATTGCGCCGAAAATCACGTTTTCGCTTGAAGAAGCAATGGAGTACATCCAGAAAGACGAATACCTTGAAGTAACGCCAAAGTCGATTCGGATGCGTAAGGTTTTCTTAGACGAGAACGAACGCAAGCGGAACGAAAATAAATTTGCGATGGCCTAA
- a CDS encoding RNA polymerase sigma factor: MQDEYRLVDGCRRQDRTVQRQLYERFAGKLFVVCKRYIKDADEAEDVLQDAFVKIYRHIDTFRFECPLEAWLKRVVINTALKHIRKHKPWENPADVQEMAPVLPQADESLPALNYQYLLGLIQELPPGCRTVFNLYAIEGYNHPEIAAMLDIAEGTSKSQYARARSLLQEKLKADSRPTGRPVIDE; the protein is encoded by the coding sequence ATGCAGGATGAATACCGATTAGTGGACGGGTGCCGTCGGCAAGACCGAACCGTACAGCGACAGCTCTATGAGCGGTTTGCCGGAAAGCTCTTTGTCGTATGCAAACGATACATAAAAGATGCCGACGAAGCCGAAGATGTGTTACAGGATGCATTTGTGAAGATTTACCGGCACATCGATACGTTTCGGTTCGAGTGTCCGCTGGAAGCCTGGCTTAAGCGCGTGGTGATTAACACGGCTTTGAAGCACATACGAAAACACAAGCCCTGGGAAAACCCTGCCGACGTGCAGGAGATGGCTCCCGTGCTGCCACAGGCCGACGAAAGTCTGCCCGCGTTAAACTACCAGTATTTGCTCGGGCTGATTCAGGAACTGCCGCCCGGCTGCCGAACGGTATTTAACCTGTATGCCATTGAGGGCTATAATCACCCCGAAATTGCCGCGATGCTCGACATTGCCGAGGGGACCTCAAAATCGCAGTATGCACGGGCGCGGAGCCTGTTGCAGGAGAAACTGAAAGCGGACAGCCGCCCAACAGGCCGACCCGTAATTGATGAGTGA
- a CDS encoding metallophosphoesterase, whose translation MNRTAFFFILPALMLLIDWYVWQAVKTLSRSATDSTQRTIAIIYWGFTGLALLVYLAMQFLPPDTFGKNTRTFLWASIVIPYFSKVFAILIILVDDIGRLFRWVVSLFYKPEVREAVVDSTQKTIPSGEMVPQDAISRSDFLMKTALVVGSVPLVGFTFGILSGAHDYRIRRIKLPLKNLPSGFNGIKIAQLSDIHSGSFFNRTAVKGGVEMLLREKPDLVFFTGDLVNSHAEEVNEFITIFDKVKSPLGVFSTLGNHDYGKYVRWESQQAERQNVLNVIAAHKQMGWNILLDENRILDQNGDKLALIGVQNLGFGPAALRAGNLAKAYQGTQEAPVKLLLSHDPTHWDAQVRPDYSDIDVTFSGHTHGAQFGVEIPGVRWSPAQYFYKQWAGLYQEGDQRLYVNRGFGYIGYPGRVGILPEITVFELVKS comes from the coding sequence ATGAATCGTACCGCTTTCTTTTTTATTCTGCCCGCCCTGATGCTGCTGATCGACTGGTACGTTTGGCAGGCCGTTAAAACCCTCAGCCGCTCGGCCACCGACAGCACCCAACGAACCATCGCGATTATTTACTGGGGATTTACGGGGCTGGCTCTCTTGGTTTATCTGGCTATGCAGTTTCTACCGCCCGACACCTTCGGTAAAAACACGCGCACGTTTCTATGGGCAAGTATCGTGATTCCGTACTTCTCAAAAGTTTTCGCCATTCTTATCATTCTGGTCGACGACATAGGGCGGTTGTTTCGCTGGGTAGTGTCGTTGTTTTACAAACCCGAAGTTCGCGAGGCCGTTGTCGATTCAACGCAGAAAACCATTCCATCAGGTGAAATGGTGCCGCAGGATGCCATTTCGCGCTCCGATTTTCTGATGAAAACCGCACTTGTAGTGGGTTCCGTGCCGCTTGTAGGTTTTACATTCGGCATTTTGTCGGGGGCGCACGACTACCGGATTCGGCGAATCAAACTGCCGCTCAAAAATTTGCCATCAGGCTTCAACGGAATAAAAATCGCTCAACTGTCTGATATTCATTCGGGTAGTTTTTTCAATCGCACCGCCGTAAAAGGGGGCGTCGAGATGCTACTGCGCGAAAAGCCCGACCTCGTTTTCTTTACCGGCGACTTAGTGAACAGCCACGCCGAAGAGGTAAACGAGTTTATTACTATCTTCGACAAGGTCAAGTCACCGCTTGGCGTGTTCTCCACGCTCGGCAACCACGACTACGGCAAATACGTGCGGTGGGAAAGCCAACAGGCCGAACGGCAAAATGTGCTGAATGTGATTGCGGCACACAAGCAAATGGGCTGGAACATTCTGCTGGATGAAAACCGGATTCTCGACCAAAACGGGGATAAACTGGCCCTGATTGGCGTGCAGAACCTCGGCTTCGGCCCGGCGGCTTTGCGGGCGGGTAACCTCGCGAAAGCGTATCAGGGTACGCAGGAAGCTCCTGTTAAGCTGCTCCTCTCCCACGACCCCACACACTGGGACGCGCAGGTACGGCCCGATTACTCTGACATCGACGTTACGTTCAGCGGACACACGCATGGTGCACAGTTCGGCGTTGAAATTCCGGGGGTGCGATGGAGTCCGGCGCAATATTTTTACAAGCAGTGGGCGGGATTGTATCAGGAAGGCGATCAGCGGCTGTATGTAAACCGGGGCTTCGGCTACATCGGTTATCCGGGCCGCGTGGGTATTTTACCGGAGATTACGGTTTTTGAATTAGTAAAAAGTTAG
- a CDS encoding dienelactone hydrolase family protein encodes MKTIFITGLTLLTSFLTWLKPAEPETKTIPVCHGNDMSALAADPNFAMLHANPRSFTYRGAGDMVKFSTPDGQSANGFLLKAKKPSDKWLLVYQEWWGLNDNIKQEAEKYYNDLDNVNVLAVDMYDGKVATQREDAMKYMQAADRNRLQSIMKGAIAYAGPKAQFASVGWCFGGMLSLQSAMLAGKQAKGCVMYYGRPEQDVEKLKTLETDVLGIFGSKDKGITVESVKQFEENMAKAGEKVEIKLYDADHAFANPSNPGFDKVAAEDAYKRSLAYLKNRLKA; translated from the coding sequence ATGAAAACCATTTTTATTACCGGCCTTACGCTGCTGACTTCGTTTCTGACCTGGCTGAAACCTGCCGAACCCGAAACAAAAACCATTCCGGTCTGTCACGGCAACGACATGTCGGCACTGGCGGCTGACCCGAATTTTGCGATGCTGCACGCTAATCCGCGCTCGTTTACGTACCGGGGCGCAGGCGACATGGTCAAATTCTCGACGCCCGACGGCCAATCGGCCAACGGATTTCTATTGAAAGCTAAAAAACCATCGGATAAGTGGCTGCTTGTCTATCAGGAGTGGTGGGGGCTGAACGACAACATTAAACAGGAGGCCGAAAAGTATTACAACGACCTCGACAATGTGAACGTGCTGGCCGTAGATATGTACGACGGCAAAGTAGCCACGCAGCGCGAAGATGCTATGAAATACATGCAGGCTGCCGACCGCAACCGGTTGCAGAGCATTATGAAAGGAGCCATTGCCTACGCCGGTCCGAAAGCTCAGTTTGCATCGGTAGGCTGGTGTTTTGGCGGCATGTTGTCGCTGCAATCGGCGATGCTGGCGGGCAAGCAGGCCAAAGGTTGCGTGATGTACTACGGTCGGCCCGAGCAGGATGTAGAGAAGTTGAAAACGCTTGAAACCGACGTGCTGGGTATTTTCGGCAGCAAAGACAAAGGTATCACGGTTGAGTCGGTGAAGCAGTTTGAAGAGAACATGGCGAAAGCAGGCGAAAAAGTCGAAATCAAGCTATACGATGCCGATCATGCGTTCGCCAATCCGAGCAATCCGGGCTTCGATAAAGTAGCTGCCGAAGACGCCTACAAACGCTCATTGGCATACCTGAAAAACCGGCTGAAAGCGTAA